The Culex quinquefasciatus strain JHB chromosome 2, VPISU_Cqui_1.0_pri_paternal, whole genome shotgun sequence genome contains the following window.
AACATACTTCGGGAGATTTTACCTTATCCACTTTAAAAAGTAGATCATCAACAGTTCCCGTTTTCCAAATCCTCTGATGTGCCTGTCAAAAATTAGCATTCGGAGTGATTGAGTGAAAACACTTGCCTTTATTTACTCTCACATTTCTTTATTCAAAACCAGCCTAATCCAAAGAGTTTTCTACAAAGCAGACTTCCTCCTATTTGCGTTATTTTCTCATGAAAAACATCGCTGAGAACCTGTATAACATAAAACCCCTACAAAAGAAGCTGCCAATGAATAAATTCACTCACTCAATCCTTATAAGTAGTCAAAATTAATggctagttttttttattgtttctatTTACAAATGGTCACATGAAATTCAACAAGAAATTTGCCACTCCCAAAACAGCGTGGCCCTCCAAACAAACGTTCCAGGTTGCTCAAACTTAACAATCGTCCATAATCGCTTCCGGGTGTGGTCACTGTCTTAATGCATCCCGATCGATGCTGGCACTCGTTTCGTCGAACACCACTCCCCTCCGGTAGCCGTCTCCGGACGCTTCCGGTTGCTGATCCCCCACCTGGAAGGAGCCTATCACGTACACTTGCTGGCTTTCCGGCTCTCGGGCACTTCGAGCGTTCCGCCGCGCTTTCGAGTCCTTGTCGCCTTCACCGCTGTCCAGCGAGTTTCCACCGGACTCGCCGTTCAGCAGGAAGTTCCCGAAGGACGCGTCCAGCAGGCTGAGTATCGAGTTGACGGCGGATTTTTCCTCGCTGGTTTCTTCATCGGAGGTGGACGGTTCCGCCGGTGGTGTTTTGGAGGTCGTGGGAGGAGTTGCTGTCGTGGTGGTCGTCGTCGAAGGTTTCATCGTTACGTGTGGAACTTGCAGCGCGCCCCCGGTGTCGTCCCGACTGACCACGTGTCGGATGACGGGATCCTCGGAACCGATCACCGGAACCAGCTTGGGCAGCTGCATCAGGGTGTCGTTGTTGTTGAGTCCGTACGTTTTCACCTTGGAGTGACCTTCGATGATCAGGTAGAGTGGGGCCACCGGCCGTGGAGGTTGGTTGAACTGCGCCAGCACGGGGTCCATGGTTTGCTGGTAAGGTCGCATCGTGGTGCTGGTCgtcgtggtcgtcgtcgtcgtggaggTCATTGGCGAAACGTACGTTGCGGGCGTTACGAAAGGTGCCTTCATCGAGGTGCTGACCGTGGGAAACACCTTGGTGGGTTCGGCCGTCAGGTACTCGGTGGTCTGCGGCGGGTGGATGATGGTCGTGGCCATCGCGTTGATGTTCTGCGGGTTGTAGAAGCTGGACGTGTACTCGGTGATGGTGTTGGTCATGGCGGTTTTGGTGAACGGGTAGGCTTTCTCGTTCTGGAGGATCGTGTGCAGGATTGGTTTCTTGGGGTTGCCGTGGCCGATGTCGTTGGGGGTTGTGAGCCGCAGTGTGGTCGTGTACTGTTGCTGGCTGGGTTGGACGGCCTGCTGGTGGAACGAGTTCATGTGGTACATGGGAGGTTCGGTGTACTTTGGACctggaaaatagaaaaatttgtATAACGTTAAGATTGATTCCAATCATAAACTTTTCAAGATTTGATAAACAGAATTGCATTTTGTTCATTTCTAACTTTTGTGGCAAATTCTGACACAAATAGAATCATTCTATGAAACCAAGCTTTTCCATTGGATTTTGCATTCTTAACcttctaacgcccagagctaaAAATAGTTAATGATCAAATTTcggtacaataatgcaggaaatactttactttgactCACAAAcaggttgccaggttgccagataaatctggcattgccagattttttgagttaccaatttgaaaaaaaaaaaaattttttcttcCACACATTGTTTTGTCgatgtattttgtttattttatgaatctaTAATGTATAAATAGTGAAAATACACTGTTTTTGAACACAAAATTGCTTattactttgagaaaagtggcttgccagattttttccagattttttggcagattttttctgttcagacctggtaaccctgctcACAAACATCAAATCGGTGCAAAAAAGCACCACCagctcaactttagacagctgccaaaataacaggatttgttctaagaacgagattttttcagcgaattcatgttaagatgtcccctacacaactcttctagtgcgtccatcccgggaattcccgggacaaaaatcccgggatttttccaaaaccgggaattcccgaatcccgggatttttcatattttgtcccgggaattcccgaaattgaaaacatatcaaattttggtctagaaattcagatttggttgtggaaattagtaatcgataagcattttaaagcattaaaatttttattcggcATATGACAACATTAATTTGgcagggaaaattgttaaaatttttgtttacagatccgcaaaatgctttgcgccttagatattttctactaaatattatttatttaaaaaagacttattATTATATTCACGTTCATTTATGacttaaaacttgaaaaaagcataatattttaaaaattatttaacttttcatcataaaccggcatctggagcaaatcaggaaaaagtaacgaattaagacagctgtttaagctaatttgtttttgaaataatgttctgattgttttgattgatttcgattacaacaggaacagatcaaaacaattagtacacaaatttccaaatttattgctctaaaatctcctgtacctattcagactgtagtcccgattatcCCCAGTTGGTAGTTGAttggtagtgacttaaagataatttttaaaatatgtttttaaatataaaacataaaattcgaaacttatccaaagtgttatattgtctggtataattttatttcttgttgttttagacactttcaatgaaattgtataagcttttgtagttatattatatgaataaaaaaataaaagaaatatattcaaaattctggttcaattaaattccaaagcacatcaaaatacacattttttaaattgtgttttacactatctaaagactgctgtccatgttcagattgaagtgtagcttatcaccattaactgttttgagctaattctatgatttaagctagaaaaacgtaacaaatataatgaaaacatagattttatgactgctgcaaaaatttcccgggatcccgggaattcccgggattcaaaaaatatttttcccgtttcccgggaaattcaaaacccgggaaaattggacgccctacttttaacagaattcagtttcattgagaagaatctgaaa
Protein-coding sequences here:
- the LOC6031934 gene encoding uncharacterized protein LOC6031934; this translates as MSVRRYKLIFILVFFIQTSAANDPHSAPATTTFQQWPAVSSSSISGFGFTRTGRSSQGTPDNKNRPLFSPRMEYNEWLPVGRGDPLKNDPTYDYSPPVLDRVRYWSENLANKDKGNDILLLGVPSKKASNQQKAIVEQQQPQQVPWGSNSGPMRRNYYHHQINQLPTVLMPPPLNNHLQPDGGDGYLWTQASTHQAQRYEGLPQGEGFRYRPQPGPVPQQQHQPQPHPGHSFQYQGPKYTEPPMYHMNSFHQQAVQPSQQQYTTTLRLTTPNDIGHGNPKKPILHTILQNEKAYPFTKTAMTNTITEYTSSFYNPQNINAMATTIIHPPQTTEYLTAEPTKVFPTVSTSMKAPFVTPATYVSPMTSTTTTTTTTSTTMRPYQQTMDPVLAQFNQPPRPVAPLYLIIEGHSKVKTYGLNNNDTLMQLPKLVPVIGSEDPVIRHVVSRDDTGGALQVPHVTMKPSTTTTTTATPPTTSKTPPAEPSTSDEETSEEKSAVNSILSLLDASFGNFLLNGESGGNSLDSGEGDKDSKARRNARSAREPESQQVYVIGSFQVGDQQPEASGDGYRRGVVFDETSASIDRDALRQ